One Odontesthes bonariensis isolate fOdoBon6 chromosome 17, fOdoBon6.hap1, whole genome shotgun sequence genomic window carries:
- the osr1 gene encoding protein odd-skipped-related 1 codes for MGSKTLPAPVPLHPSLQLANCSLIQSSTGLQLPADPFHSIYSFSALHAIHLHQWTLGYQPLGLPRCTISKLPPHFSSMASIPIFPHLLQPKLESAGLLQGSKNKPRFDFANLAAAATQEDHLKVEDLSMTGAAAAAAAAQASAQHQSAASLSCLLDVTKLSSPERKSSRGRLPSKTKKEFVCKFCGRHFTKSYNLLIHERTHTDERPYTCDICHKAFRRQDHLRDHRYIHSKEKPFKCQECGKGFCQSRTLAVHKTLHMQVKELKPAKIK; via the exons ATGGGCAGCAAGACCCTGCCGGCCCCGGTGCCCCTCCACCCGTCCCTGCAGCTTGCCAACTGCTCCCTAATCCAGAGCTCCACGGGCCTCCAGCTGCCGGCGGACCCTTTCCACAGCATCTACAGCTTCAGCGCCCTGCACGCCATCCACCTGCACCAGTGGACGCTGGGCTACCAGCCTCTGGGCCTGCCTCGCTGCACCATCTCCAAGCTGCCGCCCCACTTCTCCTCCATGGCCTCTATCCCCATCTTCCCTCACCTCCTGCAGCCCAAGCTGGAGTCCGCCGGGCTGCTGCAGGGCTCCAAGAACAAACCCCGCTTTGACTTTGCCAACCTGGCGGCGGCGGCCACTCAGGAGGACCACCTGAAGGTGGAGGATCTGAGCATGACGGGcgctgccgccgccgctgccgcCGCGCAGGCCTCGGCTCAGCACCAGAGCGCGGCCAGCCTGAGCTGCCTGCTGGACGTCACCAAACTGTCCTCGCCCGAGCGGAAGTCCAGCCGGGGCCGCCTGCCCTCCAAGACCAAGAAGGAGTTTGTCTGCAAGTTCTGTGGCCGCCACTTTACCAAATCCTACAACCTCCTGATCCACGAGAGGACGCACACGGACGAGAGGCCGTACACGTGCGACATCTGCCACAAGGCCTTCAGACGGCAGGACCACCTCAGGGACCACAG GTACATCCATTCCAAAGAGAAACCCTTCAAATGTCAAGAGTGCGGGAAGGGATTCTGTCAGTCCAGGACGCTCGCCGTCCACAAAACGTTACACATGCAGGTCAAGGAACTGAAGCCGGCCAAGATCAAGTGA